One part of the Chryseobacterium mulctrae genome encodes these proteins:
- a CDS encoding lysophospholipid acyltransferase family protein encodes MSLISKNDLIKASGLHKIGFLKNPVASAVMSIAKINEVNRLYDKLKDKEGKDFFDSFVRERNLSYVAFEEDLAKIPKTGPFILVSNHPMGAIDGILMCKILSEVRPDFKVMGNFLLEKIKPMEPFVIAVNPFEGRKEIRNSATGMRETLKHLENGGCIGIFPAGEVSNKNNPYGEILDREWEKPALKLIKMAKVPVVPMYFHAKNSTLFYQVAKIHPNLQTIMLPAEMMNDREKPIRIRIGKPITVKVMDEMENIEELGEFLKRKVYMMKSYYEKRKSLAQAINLKNLYVKFPLLREENIVQNIIDETPKEDIIKDINKLRGTDKMLFSNGNYEIYFTPYEQIPSVMREIGRQRELTFRAVGEGSNLPFDLDEYDKHYHHLFLWDNAAEKLAGAYRMALGRDVMKKFGIKGFYTSSLFEFEQDIHPFFKKVIEMGRAYICEEYQQKPLPLFLLWRGIVHVCLRNPDHKFLMGGVSISNKFSEFSKSLMIEFMRSNYYDSAVAQYITPRNDFKVKLRDRDKHLFLDEMESDLNKLDKIIDDLEPELRMPVLIKKYIKQNAKVIAFNVDPNFNDAIDGLMYIRISDLPESTIKPVLEEMSEQIRKEQENNQTENQ; translated from the coding sequence ATGAGCTTAATATCGAAAAATGATTTAATCAAAGCTTCCGGCTTGCATAAAATAGGGTTCCTAAAAAATCCTGTGGCATCTGCTGTTATGAGCATTGCAAAAATAAATGAAGTCAACAGACTTTATGATAAGCTGAAAGACAAAGAAGGTAAAGATTTTTTCGATTCTTTCGTGAGAGAGAGAAATTTGAGCTATGTAGCTTTTGAAGAAGACTTAGCAAAAATACCGAAAACGGGTCCTTTTATATTGGTTTCTAACCATCCTATGGGTGCAATTGACGGAATTTTAATGTGTAAAATTCTCTCAGAAGTCCGCCCGGATTTTAAAGTAATGGGAAATTTTCTTTTAGAAAAAATAAAACCCATGGAACCGTTTGTGATTGCTGTAAATCCTTTTGAAGGAAGAAAGGAAATCAGAAACAGTGCAACCGGAATGCGGGAAACACTGAAGCATCTTGAAAATGGAGGCTGTATAGGAATTTTTCCTGCAGGAGAAGTTTCAAATAAAAATAATCCCTATGGAGAAATTCTCGACAGAGAATGGGAAAAACCGGCTTTAAAGCTTATAAAAATGGCAAAAGTACCGGTTGTTCCTATGTATTTTCATGCTAAAAACAGTACTCTTTTTTATCAGGTAGCCAAGATTCACCCGAACTTGCAGACCATTATGCTGCCTGCGGAAATGATGAATGACCGTGAAAAACCAATCCGTATCAGAATAGGAAAACCTATCACGGTAAAGGTGATGGATGAGATGGAAAATATCGAGGAATTGGGAGAGTTTCTGAAACGTAAGGTTTATATGATGAAATCTTATTATGAAAAACGAAAATCTCTTGCGCAGGCTATTAATCTTAAGAATTTATATGTAAAATTCCCTTTATTAAGAGAAGAAAACATTGTACAGAATATCATTGATGAAACTCCGAAAGAAGATATTATAAAAGACATCAATAAACTGAGAGGTACCGACAAAATGCTTTTCAGCAATGGTAATTATGAAATATATTTCACCCCTTATGAGCAGATTCCTTCTGTAATGAGGGAAATCGGAAGACAGAGAGAGCTTACCTTCCGTGCAGTGGGTGAAGGAAGTAACCTTCCGTTTGATCTTGATGAGTACGACAAACATTATCATCACTTGTTTTTATGGGATAATGCCGCAGAAAAACTTGCAGGAGCCTATAGAATGGCTTTAGGAAGAGATGTGATGAAAAAATTTGGAATCAAAGGCTTTTACACGAGTTCTCTTTTTGAGTTTGAGCAGGACATTCATCCATTTTTCAAGAAAGTAATTGAAATGGGACGTGCTTATATCTGTGAAGAATATCAGCAAAAACCACTTCCTCTATTCCTTTTGTGGCGTGGAATTGTACATGTTTGCTTAAGAAATCCTGATCATAAATTCCTGATGGGAGGAGTAAGTATTTCTAATAAATTTTCAGAATTTTCTAAATCTTTGATGATTGAGTTTATGCGTTCAAACTATTATGACTCTGCTGTAGCTCAATACATTACCCCAAGAAATGATTTTAAAGTAAAACTCAGAGATCGTGATAAACATCTTTTTTTAGATGAAATGGAATCTGATTTAAATAAATTAGATAAAATAATTGACGATCTTGAACCTGAATTGAGAATGCCGGTTTTGATAAAAAAATACATCAAGCAAAATGCAAAAGTAATTGCCTTTAATGTTGACCCCAACTTTAATGATGCGATTGACGGATTAATGTATATCAGAATAAGTGATCTTCCTGAAAGCACGATTAAGCCTGTTTTAGAGGAAATGAGTGAACAAATAAGAAAAGAACAGGAAAATAATCAGACTGAAAATCAATAG
- a CDS encoding thioredoxin family protein: protein MKNIISGLFIFINIFILAQEEGIKFDQSNFKDLIAKAKKEKKLVFIDAYAVWCGPCKMMDKNVFTQKSVGDYFNKNFVSSRIDMEKGEGREIAQKFSVRSYPTFLFLNGDGDLVSQNYGYMEPSLFLSMAQDVNAVNSKEGSSKERFAKGEKSPEFLINIIKLHSNSDYEFARKASERYFENKPKNEEFTKDDAGFLFYFLKSSEDPNYKTFVARKTEILKFLPEENYNEFNNQLVLGKVVEESIDEKSKKINDAYFLKTAEPLVGKEAALTKLNQTKLAYYEQNSNFPEYEKVALDYYKNSDTFEPNELLKAAWIFSDHVKTPSSLKKAAEWTEKSVMRGETSENTYILAKIYFSLGSKDLAKNFAEQSKNIASQSGKDASLAQALLNQIK from the coding sequence ATGAAAAATATTATCTCCGGATTATTTATTTTTATCAATATTTTTATTTTGGCTCAGGAAGAAGGAATTAAATTTGACCAGAGTAATTTCAAAGATCTTATTGCTAAAGCAAAAAAAGAGAAAAAGCTTGTTTTTATTGATGCTTATGCAGTTTGGTGTGGTCCGTGCAAAATGATGGACAAAAATGTTTTCACCCAAAAATCGGTAGGAGATTATTTCAATAAAAACTTTGTGAGCTCAAGAATCGACATGGAAAAAGGTGAAGGAAGAGAAATTGCCCAAAAATTTTCGGTGCGCTCCTATCCCACTTTTCTTTTTTTAAATGGTGACGGAGACTTGGTCTCTCAAAATTATGGCTATATGGAACCAAGCCTTTTTCTTTCTATGGCACAAGATGTAAATGCCGTAAATTCTAAAGAAGGTTCATCTAAAGAAAGATTTGCTAAAGGTGAAAAGAGCCCGGAATTTCTAATTAATATAATAAAACTTCATTCAAATTCAGATTATGAGTTTGCCAGAAAAGCTTCTGAAAGATATTTTGAAAATAAGCCCAAAAATGAAGAGTTCACAAAAGATGATGCAGGATTTTTATTCTATTTCCTTAAATCTTCTGAAGACCCGAATTACAAAACTTTTGTTGCAAGAAAAACTGAAATTCTAAAGTTTTTACCTGAAGAAAATTATAATGAATTTAACAACCAACTTGTATTAGGAAAAGTGGTTGAAGAATCTATTGACGAGAAAAGTAAAAAAATCAACGATGCCTATTTTCTGAAAACTGCAGAACCTTTGGTTGGAAAAGAAGCAGCTTTGACAAAACTTAACCAGACTAAACTGGCTTACTACGAGCAAAATTCCAATTTCCCTGAGTATGAAAAAGTGGCTTTAGATTATTATAAAAATTCCGATACATTTGAACCGAATGAGCTTTTAAAAGCAGCATGGATATTTTCAGATCATGTAAAGACACCCTCTTCTTTAAAAAAAGCTGCAGAATGGACTGAAAAATCGGTTATGCGTGGCGAAACATCGGAGAACACTTATATTTTAGCTAAAATTTACTTTAGTTTAGGAAGTAAAGATTTAGCTAAAAACTTTGCCGAGCAATCTAAAAATATTGCCAGTCAATCTGGTAAAGACGCAAGTTTAGCACAAGCATTATTAAATCAAATTAAATAA
- a CDS encoding DUF3575 domain-containing protein — protein sequence MKYKIFMAALSLFSVININAQENQTEEIKSESEKKVYLKGNALFVPIGIINLGLEHQINKKITVQGDVFISPWKSFSGHELQYYSASIEGRYYFKEAFDGWYLGANIGVSSFVLQKWNYWNDDPYPSKNEENVTFTKSNLYQKGYSFLAGITTGYQFRLSDNWRMDLYGTIGTSQDFYKGYDRVSGKRYDEKPDGYNRSGEIIPYRGGVMISYRLK from the coding sequence TTGAAGTATAAAATTTTTATGGCTGCATTAAGTTTATTTTCAGTAATAAATATTAATGCACAGGAAAATCAAACAGAAGAAATAAAATCTGAATCTGAGAAAAAAGTGTACCTAAAAGGAAATGCTTTATTTGTTCCTATCGGAATTATTAACTTAGGTTTAGAGCATCAAATAAATAAAAAAATAACAGTACAAGGAGATGTTTTTATTTCTCCCTGGAAGTCATTTTCTGGTCATGAGCTACAATATTATTCTGCATCGATAGAAGGAAGATACTATTTCAAAGAAGCATTTGACGGATGGTATTTAGGTGCAAACATTGGGGTATCCTCTTTTGTTTTACAGAAATGGAATTACTGGAATGATGATCCATACCCAAGTAAAAATGAAGAAAATGTAACTTTCACAAAATCAAACCTATATCAAAAGGGATATTCTTTTTTAGCAGGAATTACAACTGGTTATCAGTTTAGGTTATCTGATAATTGGAGGATGGATTTATATGGTACAATAGGAACTTCACAGGATTTTTACAAAGGATATGACAGAGTATCCGGAAAAAGATATGATGAAAAACCCGATGGCTACAACAGAAGCGGCGAAATAATTCCTTACAGAGGAGGAGTAATGATTTCTTACAGATTAAAATAA
- a CDS encoding exo-beta-N-acetylmuramidase NamZ family protein, translating into MNLNFKIKTLVLICLIFLGVFSQYYSQTSNKEDFKTGADQPEKYLGLLKNKKVAVVTNQTGLVTRVKYYNAAKDPSTGCAKAMKIDTLSIVDFLVENKINVKSIFAPEHGFRGDADAGEKVKNGLDVKTGIPIVSLYGNNKKPKPEQLKGIDIVVFDIQDVGVRFYTYISTLTYLMEAAAENNVEIMVLDRPNPHDGYIDGPVLKKKWESFVGMHEVPVVYGLTIGEYGKMVNGEKWLKNGVQAKYTLVEMKNYHKKKRYAILDKPSPNLPNDQSINLYPSLCFFEGTQVSVGRGTDLPFQVYGSPWTKDLPYQFTPKPNFGAKDPFLNGKLCYGENLSEYSKDLREINLEWLIKAYKNYKNPQQDFFLKNLFFDTLAGSDELRKQIVSGKSEREIKSFWKSDLEKFEKIRKKYIVYQD; encoded by the coding sequence ATGAATTTAAATTTCAAAATTAAAACATTAGTTCTTATTTGCCTAATTTTTTTAGGAGTATTCAGTCAATATTATTCTCAGACATCAAATAAAGAGGATTTTAAAACCGGTGCAGACCAACCGGAAAAATATCTTGGACTTCTAAAAAATAAAAAAGTTGCGGTAGTAACCAACCAGACTGGGCTTGTAACAAGAGTGAAATATTATAATGCAGCAAAAGATCCTTCGACAGGTTGTGCAAAAGCAATGAAGATAGATACTTTAAGTATCGTAGATTTTTTAGTTGAAAATAAAATCAATGTCAAATCTATTTTTGCCCCCGAACATGGTTTCAGAGGCGATGCTGATGCAGGAGAAAAAGTAAAAAACGGATTAGATGTAAAGACCGGAATTCCTATTGTATCTCTTTACGGAAATAATAAAAAACCAAAACCGGAACAATTAAAAGGAATTGATATTGTTGTTTTCGACATTCAGGATGTCGGGGTGAGATTTTATACGTACATCTCAACTTTGACGTATTTGATGGAAGCCGCAGCCGAAAATAATGTGGAAATCATGGTTCTGGATCGACCAAATCCGCATGATGGATATATTGACGGACCAGTTTTAAAGAAAAAATGGGAAAGCTTTGTCGGGATGCACGAAGTTCCTGTTGTGTACGGTTTAACCATCGGTGAATACGGAAAAATGGTAAACGGTGAAAAATGGCTAAAAAACGGGGTTCAGGCAAAATATACTTTGGTAGAAATGAAGAATTACCATAAGAAAAAGCGTTATGCAATTTTAGATAAACCTTCGCCCAATCTTCCGAATGATCAATCGATCAACCTATACCCAAGCTTATGTTTTTTTGAAGGAACACAGGTTTCTGTAGGACGAGGAACTGATCTTCCGTTTCAGGTGTATGGTTCACCATGGACAAAAGATTTGCCTTACCAATTTACGCCAAAACCCAATTTCGGAGCAAAAGATCCTTTCCTGAATGGTAAATTGTGTTATGGTGAAAACCTTTCTGAATATTCTAAAGACTTGCGAGAAATTAATCTAGAATGGTTAATTAAAGCGTATAAAAATTATAAAAATCCTCAACAGGATTTCTTCCTTAAAAATCTTTTCTTTGATACTTTAGCAGGAAGCGATGAGCTGAGGAAACAAATTGTTTCGGGCAAATCTGAAAGAGAAATTAAATCTTTCTGGAAATCAGATTTAGAGAAATTTGAAAAAATAAGAAAGAAATATATTGTTTATCAAGATTAA
- a CDS encoding ABC transporter permease has protein sequence MKFPLYFSRKIAFSKDNKNNLSRVIIFIGRLSVALGIIVSLITVSTGLGSKKAIKERLGDFSGHITVRSTKSNSSYNTSVLDNQGLDIKSIKAFPDVATVQGYVMVTGIMRNEHSFAGIIFKGVGKDFDSLRFKKFLTAGKTPFLNGEGYNNGVVISEKIANDLHLKVNDSIVTVFSKADQKPIYRNFEVVGIYKTDIKMIDDQFVVGDINHVRRILDMKPDEIGGLDVFFKNINNIDKDFPQVEKFIGYKNYAEKATDKYPQINDWIGLFDTNIGIIISIMLLVVIINIIMVLLILIIERTNSIGLLKTLGATNGQIRATFINYTLIIMVPGLLCGNLIGLGLLITQKYTGIIKLNPANYYVSVVPVDLNPWIIISISVGILIISGMALVIPSYLISKISPVKAIKYN, from the coding sequence TTGAAATTTCCATTATATTTCTCCCGAAAAATAGCGTTTTCCAAAGATAACAAAAATAACCTTTCTCGGGTTATCATCTTCATCGGCAGACTGTCTGTAGCTTTGGGAATCATCGTTTCGCTCATCACTGTTTCTACAGGATTGGGTTCAAAAAAAGCGATTAAAGAGAGACTGGGAGATTTCAGCGGGCATATTACGGTACGATCTACCAAATCAAATTCGTCTTACAATACTTCAGTTTTAGATAACCAAGGATTAGATATTAAAAGTATTAAGGCATTTCCCGATGTTGCAACAGTTCAGGGATATGTAATGGTAACCGGAATTATGCGTAATGAACATAGTTTTGCAGGAATTATTTTCAAAGGTGTCGGTAAAGATTTTGACAGTTTACGATTTAAAAAATTCCTGACTGCCGGAAAAACTCCTTTTCTGAATGGCGAAGGTTATAATAACGGCGTTGTTATTTCAGAAAAAATTGCCAATGATCTTCATCTGAAAGTGAATGACAGCATCGTTACTGTTTTTTCAAAAGCCGACCAGAAGCCTATTTACAGAAACTTTGAAGTCGTGGGAATCTACAAAACCGACATCAAAATGATTGACGATCAGTTTGTAGTGGGTGATATCAATCACGTAAGAAGAATTCTTGATATGAAGCCTGATGAAATCGGAGGATTGGATGTGTTTTTTAAAAACATCAATAATATCGATAAAGATTTTCCACAGGTTGAAAAATTTATCGGATATAAAAATTACGCAGAAAAAGCTACCGATAAATATCCACAAATCAATGATTGGATAGGGCTTTTCGACACCAATATCGGGATTATTATTTCAATTATGCTTTTGGTAGTAATCATCAATATCATTATGGTTTTGCTGATTTTGATTATCGAAAGAACCAACTCGATTGGTTTGCTAAAAACTTTAGGTGCAACCAACGGACAGATTCGTGCGACTTTCATCAATTACACCCTAATTATCATGGTTCCCGGACTTTTATGTGGAAACCTGATTGGTCTTGGACTTTTAATTACCCAAAAATACACTGGAATTATTAAATTAAATCCTGCCAATTACTACGTAAGTGTAGTTCCTGTAGACCTTAATCCGTGGATCATTATTTCTATTTCTGTAGGGATTTTAATTATTTCCGGAATGGCTTTGGTGATTCCAAGTTATCTGATCAGTAAAATTTCTCCTGTAAAAGCAATCAAGTATAATTAG
- a CDS encoding PLP-dependent cysteine synthase family protein: MKYAENILETIGNTPLVKLNKVLGEDFPALVLAKVETFNPGNSVKDRMALKMIEDAEKDGRLKPGGTIIEGTSGNTGMGLALAAIIKGYKCIFVTNAKQSKEKCDILRAVGAEVIVCPTDVKPTDPRSYYSVSKRLAKETENGWYVNQYDNLSNRAAHYESTAPEIWEQTEGKLTHFVVGAGTGGTITGCGTFFKEKNSDIKVIGIDTYGSILKEIHETGEINLGNAYSYITEGIGEDILPENYDMSVIDHFEKVTDKDGAIYARKLAKEEGIFCGYSAGSAMAALVQMKDQFTKDDIVVVLLHDHGSRYVGKIYNDEWMKEMGWLD, encoded by the coding sequence ATGAAATACGCAGAAAATATACTCGAAACCATTGGAAATACCCCTCTTGTAAAGCTTAATAAAGTTTTGGGTGAAGATTTCCCTGCATTGGTTTTGGCAAAAGTAGAAACTTTCAACCCCGGAAATTCGGTAAAAGACAGAATGGCTCTGAAAATGATCGAAGACGCCGAAAAAGACGGAAGACTAAAACCAGGAGGGACCATTATTGAAGGGACTTCAGGAAACACAGGAATGGGATTGGCTTTGGCAGCCATCATCAAAGGGTACAAATGTATTTTTGTGACCAACGCAAAACAGTCAAAAGAAAAATGTGATATTCTTCGTGCTGTTGGAGCTGAAGTGATCGTTTGTCCCACAGACGTAAAACCTACAGATCCGCGTTCTTATTATTCAGTTTCAAAGAGATTGGCAAAAGAAACTGAAAACGGATGGTACGTTAACCAATATGATAATTTATCAAACAGAGCTGCTCACTACGAGTCTACCGCTCCTGAAATCTGGGAACAAACGGAAGGAAAACTGACTCATTTTGTAGTTGGAGCCGGAACGGGCGGCACCATTACAGGTTGTGGAACTTTCTTTAAGGAGAAAAATTCTGACATCAAAGTAATCGGTATTGATACATATGGTTCTATCTTAAAAGAGATTCACGAAACGGGAGAAATCAATCTAGGAAACGCTTACAGCTACATTACAGAAGGTATTGGTGAAGATATTCTTCCTGAAAACTACGATATGTCTGTAATCGATCATTTCGAAAAAGTGACCGATAAAGACGGTGCTATTTACGCAAGAAAACTGGCTAAAGAAGAAGGTATTTTCTGTGGATATTCTGCAGGAAGTGCAATGGCAGCTTTGGTTCAGATGAAAGATCAGTTTACAAAAGATGATATCGTTGTGGTACTTCTTCACGATCACGGTTCAAGATACGTTGGGAAGATTTACAACGACGAATGGATGAAGGAAATGGGTTGGTTAGACTAA
- a CDS encoding chaperone modulator CbpM, protein MSERISREELVQIYNIEITFFDELVDSGLLNIETDNEIRYLMYEDLPTFERFANWHYDLEINLPGLEVINSMLQKMKNLNQINRELMQKLSAINEKYEDI, encoded by the coding sequence ATGAGTGAAAGAATATCACGCGAAGAGCTCGTACAGATTTATAATATTGAAATTACTTTTTTTGATGAATTGGTAGATTCCGGCTTGTTGAATATAGAAACAGATAATGAAATTCGGTATCTGATGTACGAAGATCTTCCTACATTTGAGAGATTTGCCAATTGGCATTATGACTTAGAAATTAATCTTCCCGGTTTGGAAGTTATCAACAGTATGCTGCAGAAAATGAAAAATTTAAATCAGATAAACCGTGAATTAATGCAAAAACTTTCGGCGATAAATGAGAAATATGAAGATATTTAA
- a CDS encoding DnaJ C-terminal domain-containing protein has product MAYIDYYKILGVDKSATQDDIKKAYRKQARKLHPDLNPNDKEAEKQFKELNEANEVLSNPENRAKYDKYGENWKHGEEYEKAQQQQRQQYQGGNYGGGFSGADFGEGEDFSDFFQSMFGGAGGDFGRSSRGSASGKFKGQDVQAELNLNLKDAATTHQQTFDINGKKVRITIPAGVYDGQQIKLKGHGNPGVNGGPSGDLYITFNINPDPNFERVGDDLKTKVTIDLYTAVLGGEVTVNTLDGSVNLKVKSGTQNGTMVRLKGKGFPVYKKEGQFGDLFATYDVKLPTDLTDKQKELFEQLKNS; this is encoded by the coding sequence ATGGCTTATATAGATTATTATAAAATTTTAGGCGTAGACAAAAGCGCAACGCAGGACGATATTAAAAAAGCGTACCGAAAGCAGGCAAGAAAACTGCATCCAGACCTTAATCCGAACGACAAAGAAGCAGAAAAACAGTTTAAAGAGCTGAATGAAGCTAATGAAGTACTCAGTAATCCTGAGAATCGTGCCAAATACGATAAATACGGTGAAAACTGGAAGCATGGTGAAGAATACGAAAAAGCACAGCAACAGCAAAGACAGCAATATCAAGGCGGAAATTACGGCGGCGGATTTTCTGGTGCTGATTTTGGGGAAGGTGAAGATTTTTCAGATTTTTTCCAAAGTATGTTTGGCGGAGCAGGAGGAGATTTCGGAAGAAGTTCGCGTGGAAGTGCTTCCGGAAAGTTTAAAGGTCAGGATGTTCAGGCTGAATTAAATTTAAACCTAAAAGATGCCGCAACAACTCATCAGCAAACTTTTGATATTAATGGTAAAAAAGTAAGAATTACGATTCCTGCAGGAGTGTATGACGGACAGCAAATAAAATTAAAAGGTCACGGAAATCCGGGTGTTAATGGCGGACCAAGTGGAGATTTGTACATTACTTTTAATATTAATCCGGATCCTAATTTTGAAAGAGTAGGAGATGATTTGAAAACTAAAGTGACGATTGATCTTTACACCGCTGTTTTAGGTGGTGAAGTTACTGTAAACACTTTGGACGGAAGTGTTAATCTTAAAGTAAAATCCGGAACTCAAAACGGAACAATGGTAAGACTAAAAGGAAAAGGCTTTCCGGTCTATAAAAAAGAAGGACAGTTCGGTGATCTGTTTGCAACCTATGATGTAAAATTACCGACCGATCTTACAGACAAGCAGAAAGAACTTTTTGAACAACTTAAAAATTCCTAA